In the genome of Ensifer sp. WSM1721, the window TGATCAGGAGGAAGCCGGAACCGGCCTCGTCCACCTGCACGCCCTGCTGCCTGACCGAATCCGGCAGGCGCGGCTCGACGCGCTGTACGCGGTTCTGGATGTCGACCGAAGCCTGGCTCGGGTCGGTGCCCGGCGCAAAGGTCGCGCTGATTTCGGTCGAGCCGGAGGAGCTGGACGTCGATTCGAAGTAAAGCAGATCCTCCACGCCGTTGAGTTCATCCTCGATCAGGCGCGTGACGCTCTGATAGGTATCCTGCGATGAGGCGCCGGGATAGGTGGCGTTGATCGAGATTTGCGGCGGCGCGACGTCCGGATATTGCGAAACCGGCAGGAGCGGAATCGCGATGATGCCGGCGATCATGATGAAGATCGCCACCACCCAGGCAAAGATCGGCCTGTCGATAAAGAAACTGGGCATGGAAGGGCTCTCACTTCACTTCGGTCGCGGGCTTTTCGCCGGTGGCTGCCGAAGCGCTGGCCTGTTCGGTCGCGGGCTTGGCGTTCGGATCCCATGCAGTCGGTACGACCGGCGCGCCGGGACCGACTTTCTGGAACCCCTCAATGATCACCTTCTCGCCGGCCTTGAGGCCGGAGGTCACCTGCCAGCGTTCGCCGACCGTCCGCCCGAGCGTGACGTTGCGGAATTCGACCTTGTTGTCGGCGGAGACGACATAGACCTGGGACTGGCCGGCATTGTTGCGCTGGACCGCCTGTTGCGGCACGGTGATCGCGTCCTTCTCCAGCCCCTGCTGGATCTGGACGCGCACATACATGCCCGGCAGCAGATCGTTGTTCGGGTTCGGGAACTCGCCGCGCAGCGTCACCTGGCCGGTGGTCTCGTCGACGGCAGCCTCGGAGAAGAGCAGCTTGCCCTTGAGCGCGTAAGGCGTACCGTCGTCGAGAATCAGTTGCACCTCCGCCTCGTCCTTGGCGCTCATCAGTTGACCGTCCTCGAGCGCTCTGCGCAGGCGGATAAGGTCGGTCGCCGACTGCGTGAAGTCGGCATAGATCGGGTCGAGCTGCTGGATCGTTGCAAGATTCTCCGTGCCGTTGGTGCTGACGAGCGCGCCTTCGGTGATCAGCGCTCGGCCGATTCGGCCGCTGATCGGCGCGGTGACGTTCGCATATTGAAGATTGAGCTTCGCCTCGGCGAGGCCGGCCTCGGCTATGCCGACCTCCGCCTCGGCCTGCGCCAGCGTCGCGATCGCGTCGTCGTATTGTTGCACGGCGGCGACCTGGGCCTCCTTCAGCCGCGACTGCCGATCGGCGGTCTGTCTGGCCTGATCGCGCACAGCGAGAGCGCGCTTCAGCGTCGCTTCGGCGCTGTCGACCTTGACCTGGAAGGGCGCCGGGTCGATCCGGTAGAGGACGTCGCCTTCCTTGACCATGGAGCCCTGCTCGAACACCCGCTCGACGACGATGCCGGAAACCCGCGGGCGGACCTCGGCGATGCGGGTCGGCGTGATGCGGCCCGGCAGTTCGTTGGTGATCGGCAACGGTGCCGCCGTCGTGGTGTAGACGGCAACCTGAGCCGGCGGGAAGGCGGGGGCGGCCTGCTGTTCTTCGTTTTTCTGGCAGCCGGCGAGAAAAATCACGGTTGCCAGCGAGGCGGCCAGTATCGGTCGGTTCATTCGCATTGCGATGTCCATATTGGAGGACCGTCCGCAGCCGCTGCGCCTGGCAAGCGCTGCGCGGTCCAAAAGAGAGATGAAGCAGACCCGGTATTGGCGATGCTAAAATACCGGAAAGCTAATATACGTACAACAATGTATGTTAATTTCCGCCGTGGTGCAACAGCGGATCGTCGACGGTGCGATAAGAGGCGCGACGCTGTAGGTGTTGACCGGAACCTAAGCTGGTTCTGAGGAGTTGAAGGCCATCTGCACTACACCTGCTCGGGAGGATACCTAATGAGAGCCATTCGTAACAATTCTCTCCTGGCCGGGATCGCCGTAGCCGTCTTCTTAGCTTCGAGTCCCGGTTTCGCTGAGACATTGAAATTCAGGGCCGACCTCAGGGGATCAAGCGAAGTGCCGCCTAATGACAGCGCCGGCCGCGGAACGGCGAACATTTCCTTCGACACTGACACGAAGAAATTGACATGGACGGTGAACTCCAGCGGTTTGTCCGGAGAAGCCACGGCAGCGCACTTTCATGGACCGGCGGCCGCGAGTGAAAATGCCGGCCCAGTTGTCGATGTCTCGAACGCGCTCGCTTCCGGATCCGCTGAAATCACCGAGAAACACTTGGCGGATTTGCAAGCCGGAAGGTGGTATCTCAACATCCACACGGAAAAGTTCCCGGACGGAGAGATCCGCGGGCAAGTGGAAAAAGCACAATAACAGCGCCAGCGCCACTTCGATCATTGTGCGCGCCAGCGGCGCGACGGCTCGAACAAGCGTTCATGGCGATCATTGACGGGAATTGATCACCCGGCCGTCGGCGTCGAAGCGGTGCATGCCGCCGATCACCGGCGTCGCGTGCACGATATCGTCGGCGGCGTAGCGGTGCTCGCCGAAGAGCCGCACGGTCAACGGCCCGACCTGGTCGGATTCGAGATAGACGATCGTATCCGCGCCCAAGTGCTCGACATGGATCACCTTGCCCCGCCACTGGCCGCTGTCGCGGGAGAGCCCGATGTGTTCCGGCCGGATGCCGATCGTCTTCGCGTCACCATCGCCGAGCCTCGCCGCCTCGATGAAGTTCATCTGCGGCGAGCCGATGAAGCCAGCGACGAAGAGGTTGGCGGGACGATTGTAAAGTTCCATCGGCGAGCCGACCTGCTCGATTCGCCCTGCATTGAGCACGACGATCTTGTCGGCAAGCGTCATCGCCTCGACCTGGTCATGGGTGACATAGATCATCGTCGCCTTCAGGCTGCGGTGCAGACGGGCGATCTCGAGTCGCGTGTTGACGCGCAGCGCTGCGTCGAGGTTCGAAAGCGGCTCGTCGAAGAGGAAGAGCTTCGGCTCGCGTACGATCGCGCGGCCGATCGCCACGCGCTGGCGCTGGCCGCCGGAAAGCTCGGCCGGGCGGCGTGCAAGATAGGGTTCGAGCGACAGCATGCCCGCTGCCTTGGCGACCTTTTCCTCGATCTCGGCCCTGGGCGCGCCCCCCTGCTTCAAGCCCAGGCCCATATTGTCCTTGACCGTCAGGTGCGGATAGAGCGCATAGGACTGAAACACCATGGCGATGCCGCGCTTGGCGGGGGCGACGTGGCCGACCTCGACGCCGTCGATCTGCACGCTGCCGGAGGTCGCGTCCTCGAGGCCGGCGATGGTGCGCAGAAGGGTCGATTTTCCGCAGCCGGACGGTCCGACGAAGATGACGAACTCGCCATCGTTTACATCGAGATCGATGCCCTTCAGCACCTCATGAGTGCCGAAAGCCTTGCGGATGGATTTGAGTTGCAGTGATCCCACGTGTTGCCCTCTTGATTAAAGCTTGACCGGCTTGCCGATGCGCACGCTTTCGTCCGCCGCCAGGCAGATCTTCAGCGACTGCACCGCATCATCCATATGCCGGTCGAGATCGATGTCTTCGCGGATGGCCTTCAGCACGAAGGCCTGCTCGCGGTTACAGAGTTCCTGGTGGCCGGGTTCCCCTTCCATCGTCAAGTCCTCGTCCGATGTGAGGAAGCGTCCGTCCGGGCCGGTCGCGGCGCTGTGCAGGCGGATGACGGCGGTCTTGGTGTGCACGTCGATGTCGTCGGACTT includes:
- a CDS encoding efflux RND transporter periplasmic adaptor subunit, which translates into the protein MDIAMRMNRPILAASLATVIFLAGCQKNEEQQAAPAFPPAQVAVYTTTAAPLPITNELPGRITPTRIAEVRPRVSGIVVERVFEQGSMVKEGDVLYRIDPAPFQVKVDSAEATLKRALAVRDQARQTADRQSRLKEAQVAAVQQYDDAIATLAQAEAEVGIAEAGLAEAKLNLQYANVTAPISGRIGRALITEGALVSTNGTENLATIQQLDPIYADFTQSATDLIRLRRALEDGQLMSAKDEAEVQLILDDGTPYALKGKLLFSEAAVDETTGQVTLRGEFPNPNNDLLPGMYVRVQIQQGLEKDAITVPQQAVQRNNAGQSQVYVVSADNKVEFRNVTLGRTVGERWQVTSGLKAGEKVIIEGFQKVGPGAPVVPTAWDPNAKPATEQASASAATGEKPATEVK
- a CDS encoding ABC transporter ATP-binding protein; amino-acid sequence: MGSLQLKSIRKAFGTHEVLKGIDLDVNDGEFVIFVGPSGCGKSTLLRTIAGLEDATSGSVQIDGVEVGHVAPAKRGIAMVFQSYALYPHLTVKDNMGLGLKQGGAPRAEIEEKVAKAAGMLSLEPYLARRPAELSGGQRQRVAIGRAIVREPKLFLFDEPLSNLDAALRVNTRLEIARLHRSLKATMIYVTHDQVEAMTLADKIVVLNAGRIEQVGSPMELYNRPANLFVAGFIGSPQMNFIEAARLGDGDAKTIGIRPEHIGLSRDSGQWRGKVIHVEHLGADTIVYLESDQVGPLTVRLFGEHRYAADDIVHATPVIGGMHRFDADGRVINSRQ
- a CDS encoding CHRD domain-containing protein yields the protein MRAIRNNSLLAGIAVAVFLASSPGFAETLKFRADLRGSSEVPPNDSAGRGTANISFDTDTKKLTWTVNSSGLSGEATAAHFHGPAAASENAGPVVDVSNALASGSAEITEKHLADLQAGRWYLNIHTEKFPDGEIRGQVEKAQ